AAGGCCGATCCATTGGACCGGTTTGAACGGAGCCGATTTTCCGGACAACATCCATTCCTGCAATGATTTTGCCGAAAACCGTATGACGGCGGTTCAGGTGAGGTGTGGGGGCCAGGGTGATGAAAAACTGGCTGCCATTGGTTCCGGGACCGGCATTCGCCATGGAAAGAATGCCCTCGCTGTTATGCGTGAGCGCCGGATGGAATTCATCCGGAAACCGGTAGCCCGGTCCTCCGGTGCCCGTCCCCAGCGGGCATCCTCCCTGGATCATGAAACCGTCGATGACCCGGTGAAATGTCAGCCCGTCATAAAAATTGCCTTTTCGTCCGGTCTCCTGGCGGCCTTCGGCCAGATTGATGAAATTCCAGACGGTTTCCGGACATTC
The Desulfatirhabdium butyrativorans DSM 18734 DNA segment above includes these coding regions:
- a CDS encoding peptidylprolyl isomerase, encoding MAFSKSSYKEDIARPVAVFETTLGNFEAELYASECPETVWNFINLAEGRQETGRKGNFYDGLTFHRVIDGFMIQGGCPLGTGTGGPGYRFPDEFHPALTHNSEGILSMANAGPGTNGSQFFITLAPTPHLNRRHTVFGKIIAGMDVVRKIGSVQTGPMDRPSTPVVMNKVTIRR